In the Onychostoma macrolepis isolate SWU-2019 chromosome 09, ASM1243209v1, whole genome shotgun sequence genome, one interval contains:
- the acp6 gene encoding lysophosphatidic acid phosphatase type 6: MWARVGLMGSVALGSMFWSQKNKTETSPYELKLIQVLFRHGARTPLKSIPDVLEAQWVPELLEVPAHTEIDYMVTDLQGGPRPPAPVEDSYRSKILTGGTYPGQLTTLGMQQLYDLGVRLRKKYIQEEPFLTPSFNPKEVYIRSTNIVRTIESAKCLVAGLFQQEQAGVVSILTDKAEKEILYPNYHGCKLLKRLIGHRWAESSTVPDIAADLQSIQRALGVDPHQHLDFILIRDDMVAREAHGLPLPTALENWRSIVEQRAVDMICHIYEPSKRQNLQMCVGPLLHIFLTNIEDKIQGTTSKPDRKLFLYSVHDTTLMPCLMALGVFDMKWPPYAADITLELYQHRQSNQHYVKVSYIGQDQKIPGCSDVYCPLQEFKEALAVYALPDERYYALCDSVDDHPKL; this comes from the exons ATGTGGGCACGTGTGGGTTTGATGGGTTCAGTGGCCCTCGGGTCAATGTTCTGGTCTCAAAAGAATAAGACTGAAACCTCTCCATACGAGCTTAAATTAATTCAAGTTTTATTCAGACATGGAGCGAGAACGCCACTGAAATCTATACCAGATGTTTTGGAG GCACAATGGGTCCCTGAGCTACTTGAAGTGCCAGCTCACACGGAAATAGACTATATGGTTACAGACTTGCAGGGGGGGCCCAGACCCCCAGCTCCTGTGGAGGACAGCTACAGATCCAAAATATTGACA GGTGGAACTTATCCAGGTCAGCTGACCACACTGGGCATGCAACAGCTGTACGATCTAGGAGTGAGATTACGAAAGAAATACATACAAGAAGAGCCCTTCCTCACACCTTCTTTCAACCCTAAAGAAGTTTA CATTCGCTCTACCAACATTGTCCGCACCATTGAGTCAGCTAAGTGTTTGGTGGCAGGACTGTTCCAACAGGAACAAGCAG GTGTTGTGTCCATCCTCACCGATAAGGCAGAGAAGGAAATCCTCTATCCCAACTATCATGGATGCAAGCTGCTCAAGCGGCTCATTGG TCATCGTTGGGCAGAATCGTCCACAGTTCCTGACATTGCTGCAGACCTACAGAGCATCCAGAGAGCCTTGGGGGTCGATCCTCATCAACATCTCGACTTCATCCTCATTAGAGATGACATGGTGGCCAGAGAG GCCCACGGCCTGCCGCTTCCTACAGCTCTGGAGAACTGGAGGAGTATCGTGGAGCAGAGAGCAGTAGATATGATATGTCACATCTATGAGCCCAGTAAGAG GCAGAATTTACAGATGTGCGTGGGGCCGCTTTTGCACATATTCCTAACCAACATAGAGGACAAAATCCAAGGCACAACCTCTAAACCTGACAG AAAGTTGTTCCTGTACTCTGTGCATGACACCACACTGATGCCATGTCTCATGGCTTTGGGGGTTTTTGACATGAAATGGCCACCGTATGCAGCTGACATCACTCTGGAGCTATACCAGCATCGTCAATCTAACCAGCATTACGTTAAAGTGTCCTACATTGGccag GACCAAAAAATCCCAGGCTGCAGTGATGTCTACTGCCCGCTGCAGGAGTTTAAGGAGGCACTGGCTGTTTACGCTCTACCTGATGAACGTTACTATGCCCTCTGTGACAGTGTTGATGACCATCCCAAACTCTGA